One Mercurialis annua linkage group LG3, ddMerAnnu1.2, whole genome shotgun sequence DNA window includes the following coding sequences:
- the LOC126671123 gene encoding uncharacterized protein LOC126671123 isoform X2 — MGSCNGGTVPCEDLGKISNSIEQRDSRSMINASLQRVAGGDPPISNTVELDVRESQCNLDANCSDTNKQKGRRWIRRKLADLMQKGRLDIQGDASLVKEDFVKPNSHDKSVVVTNGKTDLEVAPLPELSKSQKKKMRRKRKRSASVIDDKARVPATDLDSKKMDGSALNSEKQSDNPKRPKLRRSQRIKMKMELERNASVTDDKAHVLVTDLDLTKRDENASKSEKQSDNPRSSKLSRSQRLRMKRKLKRNASVIDDKAHVPVTDLGSKKMDENALKSEKQGDNPRSPELSKSEGKKIETKPKFAASLTEDKARVHLAGLDLIKIDGNALKSEQQSGCPGDPELSKLEKKGRKKKQKLNASLVDDNRVVDLDLIKIDGNALNSEKQRDSPVPELTKSERKRLKKEHKLTASTFDDKAHVPLAELDFIKIGENALNSEKQRDSLGPVLSKSERKRLKKEQKLTASVVDDKEHIPHTVLDLIKINENALNSEKQRDSPGPVLSKSEKKRLKKEQKLSAPVVDDKAHVPLAELDFIKIDENALNSEKQSYPVVPELSKSERKRLKKERKINASVVDDKEHVPYAVLDLIKINETALNSEKQSDSPGPVLSKSEKKRLKKEQKLSASVIDNKAHFPLAELDFIKIDENALNSEKQSDSAVSELSKSERKRTKKKRKLNSSMADDKAHVPFGELNLIKMEENILKLEQPSDSPGSPSTSLVKEHDNNGEGDLVVQKENFKSYHMNVNSNNHQRRKRQSSDSEEKVEPVTGSIQTSPDSNEVPSLKIPENEVESLQSGACATSIKVAEDVDFDYQIEDNLPQASHSSIAGLRVVYPDKKLLILDVNGLLADILPYGETSKKAHITIARKSVFKRPFCDDFLQFCFEKFNVGVWSSRTKYRLLLRKMWTL; from the exons ATGGGGTCGTGTAATGGAGGAACTGTACCGTGTGAGGATTTGGGGAAAATAAGTAACTCAATTGAGCAGCGCGATTCTCGTTCAATGATAAATGCATCTTTGCAAAGAGTTGCAGGTGGAGATCCTCCAATCAGCAATACAGTAGAGTTAGATGTTAGAGAGTCTCAATGTAATTTGGATGCAAATTGTTCAGACACAAATAAACAGAAGGGGAGGAGGTGGATACGGAGAAAGCTAGCAGATCTTATGCAGAAAGGCCGATTAGACATTCAAGGGGACGCTTCTTTGGTTAAGGAAGATTTCGTTAAACCAAATTCACACGATAAATCTGTAGTTGTTACTAATGGAAAGACTGATTTGGAAGTAGCTCCACTTCCGGAGTTGAGCAAGTCCCAAAAGAAAAAGATGAGGAGAAAGCGCAAGCGTAGCGCATCTGTGATTGATGATAAAGCTCGTGTTCCTGCTACCGACTTGGATTCGAAAAAAATGGATGGGAGTGCTTTAAATTCTGAAAAACAAAGTGATAACCCGAAACGTCCGAAATTGAGAAGGTCCCAAaggataaaaatgaaaatggagCTCGAGCGTAATGCATCTGTGACTGATGATAAAGCTCATGTTCTTGTTACTGACTTGGATTTGACAAAGAGGGATGAGAATGCTTCAAAATCTGAAAAACAAAGTGATAACCCAAGAAGTTCGAAATTGAGCAGGTCCCAAAGGCTAAGAATGAAAAGGAAGCTCAAGCGTAATGCATCTGTGATTGATGATAAAGCTCATGTTCCTGTTACTGACTTGGGTTCGAAGAAGATGGATGAAAATGCTTTAAAGTCTGAAAAGCAAGGTGATAACCCAAGAAGTCCGGAATTGAGCAAGTCAGAGGGGAAGAAAATtgaaacaaagccaaagttTGCTGCATCTCTGACTGAGGATAAAGCTCGTGTTCATCTTGCTGGGTTGGACCTGATAAAGATAGACGGAAATGCTTTAAAATCTGAACAACAGAGTGGTTGTCCTGGAGATCCAGAATTGAGCAAGTTGGAGAAGAAAGGAAGAAAAAAGAAGCAGAAGCTTAATGCATCCTTGGTTGATGATAACCGTGTTGTTGATTTGGACTTGATAAAGATAGATGGAAATGCGTTAAATTCTGAAAAACAAAGGGATTCCCCAGTACCAGAATTGACCAAGTCAGAGAGGAAGAGATTAAAGAAGGAGCATAAGCTTACTGCATCTACGTTTGATGATAAAGCTCATGTTCCTCTTGCGGAGTTGGATTTTATAAAGATAGGTGAAAATGCATTAAATTCTGAAAAACAAAGGGATTCCCTAGGACCAGTATTGAGCAAGTCAGAAAGGAAGAGATTAAAAAAGGAGCAGAAGCTTACTGCATCTGTGGTTGACGATAAAGAGCACATTCCTCATACCGTGTTGGACTTGATAAAGATAAATGAAAATGCTTTAAATTCTGAAAAACAAAGGGATTCCCCAGGACCAGTATTGAGCAAGTCGGAGAAGAAGAGATTAAAGAAGGAGCAGAAGCTTTCTGCACCTGTGGTTGATGATAAAGCTCATGTTCCTCTTGCTGAGTTGGACTTTATTAAGATAGATGAAAATGCTTTAAATTCTGAAAAACAAAGTTATCCCGTAGTACCAGAATTGAGCAAGTCAGAAAGGAAGAGATTAAAAAAGGAGCGGAAGATTAATGCATCCGTGGTTGATGATAAAGAGCACGTTCCTTATGCCGTGTTGGACTTGATAAAGATAAATGAAACTGCTTTAAATTCTGAAAAGCAAAGTGATTCCCCAGGGCCAGTATTGAGCAAGTCGGAGAAGAAGAGATTAAAAAAGGAGCAGAAGCTTTCTGCATCTGTGATTGATAATAAAGCTCATTTTCCTCTTGCTGAGTTGGACTTCATAAAGATAGATGAAAATGCTTTAAATTCTGAAAAACAAAGTGATTCCGCAGTATCAGAATTGAGCAAGTCAGAAAGGAAGAGAACAAAAAAGAAGCGGAAGCTTAATTCATCCATGGCTGATGATAAAGCTCATGTTCCTTTTGGTGAGTTGAATTTGATAAAGATGGaggaaaatattttgaaattggaACAACCAAGTGATTCGCCAGGAAGTCCAAGCACCAGTTTGGTGAAGGAACATGATAATAATGGTGAGGGCGATCTTGTGGTTCAAAAGGAAAATTTTAAATCCTATCATATGAATGTCAATTCAAATAACCATCAAAGAAGAAAAAGACAGTCCTCAGACTCTGAGGAGAAAGTTGAACCTGTTACGGGCTCTATACAAACTTCACCAGATTCAAATGAAGTGCCTTCATTAAAAATCCCAGAGAATGAGGTAGAGAGTTTGCAAAGCGGGGCATGTGCTACTTCAATTAAAGTTGCCGAAGATGTTGATTTCGATTATCAAATTGAGGACAATCTTCCTCAAGCATCGCACTCTTCAATAGCAGGACTCCGTGTTGTCTATCCTGATAAAAAGCTACTTATCCTTGATGTCAATGGACTTCTAGCTGATATACTTCCATATGGTGAAACATCAAAGAAGGCCCACATTACAATAGCGAGGAAATCAG TTTTTAAAAGGCCATTCTGTGACGACTTTTTACAGTTTTGCTTTGAGAAGTTTAATGTCGGGGTTTGGTCATCAAGAACCAAGTATCGTCTTCTTTTAA